From the Lathyrus oleraceus cultivar Zhongwan6 chromosome 3, CAAS_Psat_ZW6_1.0, whole genome shotgun sequence genome, the window ACAAAAGCAACAACCAACTGATCCATCCAATCATCAATCCTCGGAAGCAGATATTTATTCTTGATAGTAAACTTATTCAGTTGTATGTAATCCACACAtaacctcatagtaccttctttcttcttaactaacaaAACAGGTGCACCCCGCGGTGACACACTCGGACAAATAAACCTCTTATCAAAAAAATCCTCtagttgactcttcaactctttcaactcagatggTGACATccgatacggagccatcgatacCAGACTAGTACCAGGAATCAAATCAATCATGAACGCAACTTCACGTTCAGGTGGAAAATCATTAACCTCATCAGGAAACACTTCAGGAAAATCACGAATAACTGGAAATTCACCCATTGTTCCATTTTCACTAAGCTTCAAACTTGCCACCAACATAAACACTTCAGCACCATCTTGCACAAATTCATTCACTTGTTGAGTAGACAGGAATAAATCACTCTCCTTCTCTGGCTCAAGAAAAAGAACAGGTTTCGTAAAATAATTGATATAGACATGGTTGGCCCTCAACCAGTCCATTCCCCAAATAACACCAAGTTGACTCAATGGAAGACACACTAAATCAACTTCAAAATCTTTATCACAAATATTCAACGTACATTTCAAACAAACAGATGAAGTAGTCACTAAACCCATAGCCAAAGTATCAATAACCATGCTTCCACGTATAACAGATAATTCAAGATTCAATCTCTTACCCCAatcaaaagaaataaaagaatgtGTCGCACCGTTATCAATAATAGCAATCAAAGGCATATTATTAATAAAGCGCGTACCTCGAATCAATCTCTCCTCATCATAAGTATCAGCATCGGACAATGCAAACACTTTCCCTTTGGCTTGCTCCTTCTTCAGCTTGTTTCATTTGGTACTAATGTGCCCTTGCTCACCACAGTTGTAGCAAGTTACATTCGAACCAACTCTACAATCAAAAGATTTATGACCTTGCTTGCAACACTTGAAATAAGTCATATCGCCCTTAGGACACTCGGGAGCACGATGTCCCTCAACACCACATCTGAAGCACTTGATAGGAGTGtgagatcctcccccacttggaTTCTTGCCATCACCAGCTTTCTTCTTACCATCATACGACTTCCCTTGGAATTTCCCTTTTCCTTTCTTATCATGCAAGAACTTGTAATGAGCAGCACTCTCACACCTATCCTCATCATAGATCCTACTCTTGTTAATCAACTCAGAAAATCCCGTAATCTGTTGGTAACCCATTGCCTTCTTGATATCAGGTCTCAATCCATTCACAAACTTAGGACACTTGGATCTCTCAGCATTAGTATTATTGTAATGGGGACAAAATTTGATCAACTCCTCAAACTTTGCAGCATACTCAGCTACGGTACCATTACCTTGCTTCAACTCAAGGAAATCAATTTCCTTCTTTCCACAaacatcttctggaaaatacttctCCAGAAAAGCATCACGGAAAAGTCCCCAAGTCACT encodes:
- the LOC127130017 gene encoding uncharacterized protein LOC127130017; translation: MNYSDAQKVQFGTHMLEKEVVDWWRNTFQRFDEDGIEVTWGLFRDAFLEKYFPEDVCGKKEIDFLELKQGNGTVAEYAAKFEELIKFCPHYNNTNAERSKCPKFVNGLRPDIKKAMGYQQITGFSELINKSRIYDEDRCESAAHYKFLHDKKGKGKFQGKSYDGKKKAGDGKNPSGGGSHTPIKCFRCGVEGHRAPECPKGDMTYFKCCKQGHKSFDCRVGSNVTCYNCGEQGHISTK
- the LOC127130016 gene encoding uncharacterized protein LOC127130016 yields the protein MPLIAIIDNGATHSFISFDWGKRLNLELSVIRGSMVIDTLAMGLVTTSSVCLKCTLNICDKDFEVDLVCLPLSQLGVIWGMDWLRANHVYINYFTKPVLFLEPEKESDLFLSTQQVNEFVQDGAEVFMLVASLKLSENGTMGEFPVIRDFPEVFPDEVNDFPPEREVAFMIDLIPGTSLVSMAPYRMSPSELKELKSQLEDFFDKRFICPSVSPRGAPVLLVKKKEGTMRLCVDYIQLNKFTIKNKYLLPRIDDWMDQLIKDREVKQFHGKEIALVKVVWGGPAGGNVTWELESQMRDS